The genomic interval ATTGTCTGAACACTTCCTGTGGCTCCTAACTTGAATTTGACAGCTGTGCTGTCGCTATTCGTAGCGACCTGTCACTACCGCTAGTAACAGGTCGCAATATCCGCCAAAGGCCGAACTCGCGGTCCTAAAAGCTCGGCTTGGTCGAAAAAGGCGTCAATTGCAGTTCGTGCGTCCAACAGGATTGGTCTTGCGTGTGGAGGTAATAGAACGCCTCGGCGATCTTCCCCGGGTTCATTATCACCTCGGGCCGCTGCTGGGCGAGCGGCAGGGCGCGGGTGCCGGGCGAGTCGATGAGGCCGTCGATCACCACGTTGGCCACGTGGATGCCATACTCGGAATACTCTTCCGTCAGCACCTGCGCCAGCGTGCGCATCATCACGCGCGGATAGTAGAGCGATTGGCCGGTCAGGCGTTTGCGCCCGCGCAAGGACGCCGCGTTATTGGAAATGAGGAACGTCCCGGCTCCGCGCGCCCGCATCGCGGGCAACACCTCCTTGGCGACTAAGAACGGGCCACGACTGGAAATGTGTTGCGCGGTGTCGAACATCTCCAGCGGGATGTGTTCCAGCAATTCTTTCTCGGGTGGTAGGTCGCGCCCCTCCAGATAGCCGGCGTTGTAGACCACGACCTCCGGGTCTCCTACGCGCTCGCGAATCGTGGCGAACGCTTGGGAGATAGCATCGGGCGACACTAAGTCCAGCTCGACGATCATGCTGGCACCGCCTTGCGCGTGGATGGCCTGCTCCAGCGCTGCTGCATTGGCCTTGTTCCGGGTCGTTAGCACCACGAAGAAACCCTCTTGGGCAAATTTTTGGGCGACGGCGCCGCCGATGCCCCAGCGGGCGCTGACGGGAAGGTCGCTGTCATCGAGCACTCTCCCGTGCGCCAGTTTGGTATTCCGGCCATCAGCCTGCCACTTCGAGGTCGCCCCAATTACGACCGCGACTTGTTGACGGGTTGCGTCCATAGCGAACTCCTTTCAAATGTCATGTCGAGCGGAGCGAAACATCTTTTTTCAGCGGTAAAAGCAAGATTCTTCGCTGCGCTCAGAATGACAGAATCGGGCGACAGTGGTTATTCGGATAGGCTTTTAGACGATGCTGGCATTGAGCGATATGCGTTAGTCCTCAGACGCGCTCGATCAAGGTGCCTGTTCCGAGCCCACCGCCGCAGCACATTGTGATGAGCCCGTAGCGGCCTTGCGACCGCTGGAGTTCGTGGGCGGCCTTGGTGATGAGAAAACACCCGGTCGCACCAAGCGGATGACCGAGAGCAATGGCTCCGCCGTTGGGATTGACTCGCGCCATGTCAGGTCCGATCTCCTTGGCCCAGGCCAGCACCACCGAGGCAAACGCTTCGTTGATTTCCACCACGTCGATATCGTTGATCGTGAGCCCAGCTCGCTGGAGCAGCCGGCGCGTAGCCGGGATCGGTCCTTCGAGCATCAACACTGGATCGCAGCCGACGAGCGCCGTCTCGACAATCCGCGCCAGCGGCTTGAGGCCAAGCTCGCGGGCACGCTCGCCGCTCATGAGCAGCACTGCCGCCGCGCCATCGGCGATCTGGGAGGAAGACCCTGCGGTGTGCACACCGCTTTCACGCGCGACGGGCTTGAGATTGGCGAGGGCTTCGAGGCTGGTCTTGCGCGGGATCTCGTCGGCAGCGACGGTGCGCATCTTGTCGGTGCGCTTGCCGTCGTCATCCACAACCGGCACTTCGACGGGGATCTTTTGCGCGTCGAAGCGACCTTCGGCGATGGCACGCGCCGCGCGGAGCTGGGACTCAAGCCCGAAGGCATCGGTCTCCTGCCGCGAGATGCCATACTTCTCGGCGATGCGTTCCGCCCCCTCAAACTGGCTGGTGAATTCATAGTGCTCGTGATAGCTGCGCGCGATAGGCTTACCGTAGCCAGCTTTGGCGCCAGCGATGGCATCGGAGCCGATCGGCAGCCGGCTCATGTTCTCGACCCCACAGGCGAGCACGACGTCTTCCACCCCGGAGGCGATCAGGCTGTAGGCTAGGTTGGTGGCTTCCTGAGAAGAGCCGCACTGAGAATCCACGGTGATGCAAGGCACGTCCTGAGCACCGCCGTGGGCAAGCCACGCGGTGCGGACGACGTTCATCGCCTGAGCACCAACTTTGTTAATGCAGCCGCCGACGACTTGTCCCACATCGGCGGAGTTGATACCGGCACGCTTGAGCACGCCATTCATGACTTGCCCCAGCACGTCGGTTGGGTGAGCTTCTGCCAGCGATCCATTCCGCCGGCCTACTGGTGAACGGCCAGCCTCAACGATGACAACTTCTTTCATAGCTTTCCTCCTTAAATGAATGGGACTTCGTTCTAATATACGAGGAAGAATTGCGCAAGACGGAAAATGAAGACCCTCAGGGGGAGAGCAATAGTGTTCGGCTCGAATTTTGCCGTGGCTGAGGGAGCGCCTGGTGTTCCCCTCTCCCTCGATGGGAGAGGGCGAGGGAGAGGGTGTCAGACCCAATCCGCTGTGGTCCTCTGCGCTGCCCCCTCTCTCTAACTCTCTCCCGCCAGGGGAGAGAGGACCCACCAGCGGGTCTACATAACGAGTGCCGAACAGTATTGGAGAGCATATTGAAAGAAGTGGTGAGGACCGCCATGAGGCGTTTGACCCGGGAGCACTCTCCACTGACATTGACCAAGGCGAGCAGGCTTGGTAGGTTCTGAAAACCGTTCTTCGGCTAGGGAGGTGACCATGGAAGCCAAAGAAGAAGCTCTGATTCGTTCGCTGATCGACGTTAACCCCGAATTGCGCAAATACCACGAAGAACACGTCGAGCTGAAACAGCGCCTGGAAACTTTACGGCAGAAAACCTACCTCACTGAAGACGAAGAAATCGAACAAAAGCTCATTCAGAAACGAAAATTAGCGAGCAAAGACCACATGATGGAAATTTTGGCTCGCCACCGTCAGGCGGCAGTGTAAGGAATCTTCCGCCGCTCAAATAGTAAGAAGCTGGGTGGGGACCGTGCGACGGTAAAATACACCCTCTTCCTTTCTGCGGTCTGCTCCGCACTGTTCCCGAGGGTTCATGCGTCACACCATCTCTATCCTGGTCGAAAACGAATTCGGCGTCCTCGCGCGTGTTGCCGGTCTCTTCAGTGGTCGCGGCTTTAACATCAAGAGCCTCAGCGTCGCCGAGACGCTCGACTCCACCCTCTCGCGGGTCACGCTCGTGACCGAGGGCGACGACCAAATCGTCGAACAGATCACCAAACAACTGAACAAGCTGATCTCGGTCCTCAAGGTCATCGACTTCCAAGACGCCGTCCATGTCGAGCGCGAGATGGCCTTGGTGAAAGTGGCGGTCGACGAACGCACCCGCAACGAGCTCCTCAATATTGTGAGTATCTTTCGCGCGAAAGTCATCGACGTTGACCTACGCTCTTTCATTATCGAAGTGACCGGCGATGAGGAAAAGATCAACGCGATTCTGAATCTGCTCGCGCCGCTTGGCATCAAGGAAATCGTGCGCACGGGAAAAGTGGCGCTGCATCGCGGTGGGCAGATGCTGTCCGCGCCGGCTCGCGTCGAGACGGTCGAGCTGAACAAGAGGAAAACCCAGAAGGAGAAAGCAGCATGAACATGAACATTTATTACGACAAAGACGCGGATCTTTCGCTGGTCCGCGGCAAAAAAGTCGCCATCGTCGGCTATGGCAGCCAAGGACACGCCCACGCGCTGAACCTGCGCGATAGCGGAGTGCAAGTGAGCATCGCGCTCAAAAAGGGCAGTGCCTCGTGGCCCAAGGCCGAGAACGCCGGCTTTCCTGTACGCGAGGTTGCCCAAGCGACGGCGGAGTCCGACATCGTTATGGTCCTCACGCCCGATGAAGTGGCGAGCGAGATGTACGAGTCGGATATCAAGATGGCGCTGAAGCCGGGCAAATACCTTGCCTGCGCCCACGGCTTCAACATCCATTTCAAGAAGATCGTCCCGCCCGCCGAGGTCAACGTCTTCATGGTCGCGCCCAAAGGCCCGGGCCACCTCGTGCGTAGCGAGTTCGAGAAAGGGAAGGGCGTGCCGTGCTTGATCGCCGTGGCGCAAGACCCATCCGGGAACAGCAAGCAGTTGGCGTTGTCGTATGGCTCGGCCATTGGTGGTGGGCGCGCGGCTATCTTGGAAACCAACTTCCGAGAAGAGACGGAAACCGACCTGTTTGGCGAGCAGTCCGTGCTGTGTGGCGGCCTCACCGAGCTGATGCGCGCTGGGTTCGAGACCTTGGTGCAAGCCGGGTACGCGCCGGAGATGGCCTATTTCGAGTGCATCCACGAAATGAAGCTGATTGTTGACTTGGTGTACGAAGGCGGCATTTCCAACATGCGCTATTCGATCAGCAATACGGCTGAATATGGAGACATGACACGCGGCAAACGTGTGATCGGACAAGAGAGCCGTGAGGCGATGAAGAAAATCTTGGCGGATATCCAATCCGGAAAATTCGCCGACGAATGGATTAACGAATACCGCGCCGGGCTGCCGCATTTTCGCGAACTGCGTAAAGAGGGCGAACATCACCCCGCCGAGCAGACTGGTGCGCATCTCCGCTCCATGATGCCTTGGCTGCAACAGAACAAACTCGTCGATAAGACGAAAAACTAGGAAAGTAGGTTGGAGGCTGCAGGCCATAGGCTCTAGGGGAAAATCCTCTGAAGCCTGAAGCCTAAAGCCTAAAGCCTTTTGAGCTATGCACTTTGCCCCCCAGGGTTATTCCCGCATTGTTGGACTCGGACTCGCCGCTTTCCTTTTGAACTTACTGGGCTTTCCGAAGCTCGGCTTTGTTTTTCTCTTGCTCACCCTCTTCGTGGCCTATTTCTTCCGTGACCCCGAACGGGAAACCCCCGAAGGCGAACGCCTCTTGATCGCCCCCGCCGATGGGCGCGTTGTGACCGTAGAGAAAAACTGCGTGGATGCACGGTTTGGCGAGGTGCCGATGACACGCGTTGGCATTTTTATGTCGCCGCTTGATGTGCATGTGAACCGCGCGCCGCTCTCCGGCCAAGTTACTGCCGTGCGTTATCACGCGGGGAAATTCCGACCGGCGTTCGCTGAAGACGCAACGAAAGTGAACGAACAGAACGCGGTGACCATTCAAGACTCCGCCGGGCGTCGTGTCGTCTTCGTGCAAGTGGCTGGCATGCTGGCGCGTCGCATCGTGTGTTCGTTGCAAGGTGGGGAGCGGGTCCGGCGCGGCGACCGCTACGGCATGATTATGTTAGGCTCCCGGGTGGATGTGTACTGTCCTCCGGAAGTCACCATTGCAGTACAGGTAGGCCAGCGTGTCAAAGCTGGCGAAACGATAATCGGCGAATTCCATGACTCCACTACGTAGTCGTATGCGCGTCCTGCCCGGACGGAAAAAAGGGGCACCGCCGCTTCAAGTGCGCCGCGGCGTGTATATTCTTCCGAATCTTGTCACCTCCCTCGGGCTCTTTTGCGGCTTCTTCTCGGTGATCTCGACAATCAAGGAAGCCTATCTCCCCGCCGCCATTGCCATCCTGGTGGCGTTGGTGTTCGACGCCTTGGATGGCCGAGTCGCGCGGTTGACGAAAACCTCGAGTCAGTTCGGCGTGGAATACGATTCGCTCTCGGATGTCATCGCCTTTGGGGTCGCGCCCGGCGTGCTGGCGTATCGTTGGGCGCTCGAACCGTGGGGCGTGTGGGGCTGGCTAGCCGCCTCGCTCTATGTCATTTGCGGCGCGCTCCGCCTCGCGCGTTTTAATGTCCAAGTAGACATCGCCGATAAGAAAAATTTTGTCGGCTTGCCGATTCCCGCAGCGGCAGCCGTAATCGCGACGACGATCCTGATGTATTTCTTCTTGGGCGGGGAAGGCGCAACGAATAAGCATATTACCTTGCTCTTACTAATCTATGCCTTGGCGGCCCTTATGGTTAGCAGCATCCCTTACTATAGCTTCAAGGAGGTTCATCTTTACAAACGTCAGCCTTTCTGGACCTTGTTGCTCAGTATCGTCGCCATCCAGCTCACCATCGCCGAGCCGCAGATCATGCTCTTCAGTGTCTTCTCGTTGTACGCCGTGTCCGGCCCGGTGCGGATGCTCATCCGTTTCGTGCGGACGGGAAAGTTGTATGACAAGGCCGTGCTGGCGACCGTGGTCGAAGCCCCGTACCCGCGACGCTCACTTGACACTGACGAAGAAAGTTCGTTATAAGAGCTGACAATGATTCGCACACTTCCTCTCGGACTGTCGCTGGAAATTTCGGGTCTGCTACTGGGCCTGTTGCTTAGCACCCCGCCTGATGGGTCCAAGAGGAGCGTGTAACAACGCGAAAACTCTCAAGGGCCACGGGCGGGAAGCAAGCTCGTGGCCTTTTTTCTTTCTCAAGGGCTGCGGGCAATCTCGCAGCCCTTTTTTGTTTTCTTGATCCGTAAGGAGGAACGTTATGGAACGGGAAGTCGTGAAGATCTTCGACACCACGCTGCGCGACGGTGAGCAATCGCCCGGCGCCACCATGAATGTCGAAGAAAAGCTGATGGTCGCCCGCCAACTGGAAAAGCTCAATGTCGATGTCATCGAGGCCGGGTTCGCGGCGTCGTCCGATGGAGACTTCGAGTCCGTGCGGCGGGTGGCCGAGACTGTGTCTTTCCCTATCGTGTTGAGTCTGGCGCGGACGAAAGAACTCGATGTCATGCGCGCCGTCCAAGCCGTCGAAAAAGCTAAGCATCCCGGCGTGCATGTGTTCATTGCCACGTCGGACATTCATCTCAAGCACAAGCTGATGATGAGTCGCCAGGAAGCGCTCGATGCCGCCGTGTGGGCGGTGAGCTTGGCTAAGAAGTACGTCGATTACGTTGAATTCTCCGCCGAAGATGCCTCGCGGTCCGACTTCGACTATCTCATTCAGCTTTTCGGCGAAGTGATCAAAGTCGGCGCGGTGACCATCAACGTGCCGGACACGGTCGGCTACGCTATTCCTCGTCAGTATGGCACCATGTTCAAGAAACTGCGTGAACAGACGCCGGGGGGCGACAAAGTGACCTGGAGCGCCCATTGCCATAACGATCTGGGCTTGGCCGTGGCCAATTCCCTGGCGGCAATCGAACACGGTGCCCGCCAGGTAGAATGCACTATCAACGGTATCGGCGAACGTGCCGGCAACACCTCTATGGAGGAGGTGGTGATGGCACTGCGGACACGCGACGACATCTTCTCGCATGTGCGTACGAACATCCTCAGCGAACAGATTTATCCGTCGAGTCAGCTCTTGTCGCAGATCACCGGACTTGGGGTGCCGCAAAACAAGCCGATCGTCGGTGCCAATGCCTTCGCGCATGAAGCCGGTATCCATCAAGACGGCGTGCTCAAGTACAAACTGACCTACGAGATCATGCAGCCGCAGGATGTTGGGATCGATAGCAACAAGCTCGTTCTCGGCAAACACTCGGGACGGCACGCGTTTGTCGACCGTTTGAAGCACTTGGGCATCGACTTCACCGGCGCGGATATGAACAAGGCGTTCGAGCGCTTCAAGACGCTCGCGGATAAGAAGAAGAACGTCTACGACGAGGACTTGATCTCGATCATGACCGAAGAAGCGGCGCGGACGCCCGATAAATACGAACTGTCCTATCTGAACGTCACCTCCTCAAGCATGGGCACACCACACGCCACGGTCAAAATGAAGATCGACGGACAAGAGTTCATGGATAACGCCTCCGGCGACGGCATGGTGGACGCTTGTTACAAGGCCATTCTCAAGATTGCCGGTGTCGAGCCGAAGTTGGAGCGCTACGCAGTGAAGGCCATCACCGGCGGGACCGATGCGCAAGGCGAAGTCACATGTATGATGCAAGACAACGGCATGTCCGTGAACGGTCAGGGGGCGCATACCGACATCATCATGGCCAGCGCCTTGGCGCTTATCAATGCGCTCAACAAACTGGCGCACCGTAGCCGCTACGGTCATCAGGCCGGTCTGCATCGCGAAGGACCCTGACGCAGTCAGTTCAGTAATGAGTGCTGAGTGCTGAGTAATGAGTAATGAGTAATGAGTAAGACAGAAAGGGATGACTCATGACACACAAAGTTGCAGTGTTCGCTGGTGACGGCATCGGACCGGAAGTAATGAACGAAGCGCTCTCCGCGCTCAAAATTGTCGAGAACCGGTTTGGCTTGAGCATGACCTACGAAGCCGCGTTGGCGGGTGGCTGCTCGATTGATGCCCACGGCCTGGCCCTCACAGATGCGGCGTTACGGGTGGCGAAGGAAAGCGATGCCGTCCTGCTCGGTGCCGTGGGTGGGCCAAAATGGGATGACCCAAAATCCACCGTGCGTCCTGAACAAGCGATTCTCGGTTTACGCAAGGAATTGGGGCTGTTCGCCAACCTGCGGCCTATCCAGTTGAACCGCCATCTCATTGGCACCTCGACCCTCAAGCCCGAGGTCCTAGACGGGGTTGATCTGATTGTTGTGCGCGAACTGACTGGTGGGGTGTATTACGGCAAACCGAGCGAGCGCCGTATCGGTCCGGCGGGGCGCGAGGCTGTGGACACCATTTTCTACACCGAGGGCGAGGTCGCGCGGTTGATGCGCACGTCGTTCGAGCTGGCGCGCAAACGGCGCAAGAAGCTGACTTCCGTCGATAAAGCCAACATCATGGCCACCTCGCGCATGTGGCGAGAAGTAGCGCATGAGGTGGCCAAAGAATACCCGGACGTGCAGTACGAAGATGTGCTGGTCGATGCCATGTCCATGCACTTGATCCGCCGACCGAAAGATTTTGACGTGATCGCCGCCGAAAATATGTTCGGTGACATTTTGACCGACGAGGCATCAATGTTAGCGGGTTCGATGGGCTTACTGCCGTCAGCGTCGCTGGGCGAAGGCAAGCGTGGACTCTACGAGCCGATCCACGGTACAGCCCCGGATATCGCCGGACAGAACAAGGCTAATCCGTTAGCGATGATTCTTTCCACCGCGTTGATGCTGCGCTTGTCGTTTGATCGCGAAGATGCTGCCGGTGCGATTGAGAAAGCTGTGGACGAGGTGTTGGCCAACGGCTACCGCACGGCGGATATCGCGCAGCCCGAATGCCGCCTCGTCAGTTGTACCGAGATGGGTGCCTTAGTGCGGGAGCAGCTCCAACGCTAGAGAAGTGAGAGTAAGGTTCATCGTGGGCCAAGCCAGTAAATTCTCAGAGATGTCATTCCGAGGAGCAACGCGACGAGGAATCTCAAGAGGGCAGGACCGATACGAGATTCCTCGCCTCCATTTCATTGCGGCTCGGAATGACATCCCTCTATATTTCCGTGGATGAAGTGCTAGGAGGCCATGCCATGACTTATGAGACTATTGCCATTGTTAGCATCATCGCTACTTTTGCCATTATCGGGGGTACGGCTTGGCTGGTGGTGAGGTCGATGTAAGGAACCCGTATGTCTACCCACAACGATCTCATTCTCGACCAGTTCACCAAACAGGTGATTCCGTTTGCCACCGCTGCCGGTATCAAGGACGAAGACGCCCTCAAATTGGTGGTGGACTTCTCTGGCGTTGGACCGGAAGACACGGTGCTTGATGTCGCCTGCGGCCCGGGGTTGGTGACCTGCGCGTTCGCGCGTGTTGCCCGCCACGTGACCGGCATCGATCTGACCCCGGCCATGATCGACCATGCGCGCGCGCTGCAACAGGAGCAGGGACTCGGTAATGTCTCTTGGCAGGTGGGCGACGTCTTGCCGTTGCCGTACGCCGACGCTACCTTTTCTCTCGTGCTCTCGCGGTATGCGTTCCATCATTTCCTCGATCCCGCAGCCGTGCTGGCTGAAATGAAACGCGTCTGTGCTCCGGGCGGAAAAGTGATGGTGATCGATGTCGCTGCTTCCGCCGATCCGCAAAAAGCGGCCACGTATAATCGCATGGAGAAGTTGCGCGATCCGTCTCATGTGCGCGGCTTGCCGCTGGTGGAACTCGAAGGATTGTTTCCGCGCCAAGGGTTTGCTGCTCCTCGACAAACGTTCTACCGCATGGAGTTCGATCTCGAAGACA from Deltaproteobacteria bacterium carries:
- a CDS encoding SDR family oxidoreductase; this translates as MDATRQQVAVVIGATSKWQADGRNTKLAHGRVLDDSDLPVSARWGIGGAVAQKFAQEGFFVVLTTRNKANAAALEQAIHAQGGASMIVELDLVSPDAISQAFATIRERVGDPEVVVYNAGYLEGRDLPPEKELLEHIPLEMFDTAQHISSRGPFLVAKEVLPAMRARGAGTFLISNNAASLRGRKRLTGQSLYYPRVMMRTLAQVLTEEYSEYGIHVANVVIDGLIDSPGTRALPLAQQRPEVIMNPGKIAEAFYYLHTQDQSCWTHELQLTPFSTKPSF
- a CDS encoding acetyl-CoA C-acyltransferase; its protein translation is MKEVVIVEAGRSPVGRRNGSLAEAHPTDVLGQVMNGVLKRAGINSADVGQVVGGCINKVGAQAMNVVRTAWLAHGGAQDVPCITVDSQCGSSQEATNLAYSLIASGVEDVVLACGVENMSRLPIGSDAIAGAKAGYGKPIARSYHEHYEFTSQFEGAERIAEKYGISRQETDAFGLESQLRAARAIAEGRFDAQKIPVEVPVVDDDGKRTDKMRTVAADEIPRKTSLEALANLKPVARESGVHTAGSSSQIADGAAAVLLMSGERARELGLKPLARIVETALVGCDPVLMLEGPIPATRRLLQRAGLTINDIDVVEINEAFASVVLAWAKEIGPDMARVNPNGGAIALGHPLGATGCFLITKAAHELQRSQGRYGLITMCCGGGLGTGTLIERV
- a CDS encoding DUF465 domain-containing protein, producing MEAKEEALIRSLIDVNPELRKYHEEHVELKQRLETLRQKTYLTEDEEIEQKLIQKRKLASKDHMMEILARHRQAAV
- the ilvN gene encoding acetolactate synthase small subunit, producing MRHTISILVENEFGVLARVAGLFSGRGFNIKSLSVAETLDSTLSRVTLVTEGDDQIVEQITKQLNKLISVLKVIDFQDAVHVEREMALVKVAVDERTRNELLNIVSIFRAKVIDVDLRSFIIEVTGDEEKINAILNLLAPLGIKEIVRTGKVALHRGGQMLSAPARVETVELNKRKTQKEKAA
- the ilvC gene encoding ketol-acid reductoisomerase, whose product is MNIYYDKDADLSLVRGKKVAIVGYGSQGHAHALNLRDSGVQVSIALKKGSASWPKAENAGFPVREVAQATAESDIVMVLTPDEVASEMYESDIKMALKPGKYLACAHGFNIHFKKIVPPAEVNVFMVAPKGPGHLVRSEFEKGKGVPCLIAVAQDPSGNSKQLALSYGSAIGGGRAAILETNFREETETDLFGEQSVLCGGLTELMRAGFETLVQAGYAPEMAYFECIHEMKLIVDLVYEGGISNMRYSISNTAEYGDMTRGKRVIGQESREAMKKILADIQSGKFADEWINEYRAGLPHFRELRKEGEHHPAEQTGAHLRSMMPWLQQNKLVDKTKN
- a CDS encoding phosphatidylserine decarboxylase family protein, producing MHFAPQGYSRIVGLGLAAFLLNLLGFPKLGFVFLLLTLFVAYFFRDPERETPEGERLLIAPADGRVVTVEKNCVDARFGEVPMTRVGIFMSPLDVHVNRAPLSGQVTAVRYHAGKFRPAFAEDATKVNEQNAVTIQDSAGRRVVFVQVAGMLARRIVCSLQGGERVRRGDRYGMIMLGSRVDVYCPPEVTIAVQVGQRVKAGETIIGEFHDSTT
- the pssA gene encoding CDP-diacylglycerol--serine O-phosphatidyltransferase → MRVLPGRKKGAPPLQVRRGVYILPNLVTSLGLFCGFFSVISTIKEAYLPAAIAILVALVFDALDGRVARLTKTSSQFGVEYDSLSDVIAFGVAPGVLAYRWALEPWGVWGWLAASLYVICGALRLARFNVQVDIADKKNFVGLPIPAAAAVIATTILMYFFLGGEGATNKHITLLLLIYALAALMVSSIPYYSFKEVHLYKRQPFWTLLLSIVAIQLTIAEPQIMLFSVFSLYAVSGPVRMLIRFVRTGKLYDKAVLATVVEAPYPRRSLDTDEESSL
- a CDS encoding 2-isopropylmalate synthase, whose amino-acid sequence is MEREVVKIFDTTLRDGEQSPGATMNVEEKLMVARQLEKLNVDVIEAGFAASSDGDFESVRRVAETVSFPIVLSLARTKELDVMRAVQAVEKAKHPGVHVFIATSDIHLKHKLMMSRQEALDAAVWAVSLAKKYVDYVEFSAEDASRSDFDYLIQLFGEVIKVGAVTINVPDTVGYAIPRQYGTMFKKLREQTPGGDKVTWSAHCHNDLGLAVANSLAAIEHGARQVECTINGIGERAGNTSMEEVVMALRTRDDIFSHVRTNILSEQIYPSSQLLSQITGLGVPQNKPIVGANAFAHEAGIHQDGVLKYKLTYEIMQPQDVGIDSNKLVLGKHSGRHAFVDRLKHLGIDFTGADMNKAFERFKTLADKKKNVYDEDLISIMTEEAARTPDKYELSYLNVTSSSMGTPHATVKMKIDGQEFMDNASGDGMVDACYKAILKIAGVEPKLERYAVKAITGGTDAQGEVTCMMQDNGMSVNGQGAHTDIIMASALALINALNKLAHRSRYGHQAGLHREGP
- the leuB gene encoding 3-isopropylmalate dehydrogenase — protein: MTHKVAVFAGDGIGPEVMNEALSALKIVENRFGLSMTYEAALAGGCSIDAHGLALTDAALRVAKESDAVLLGAVGGPKWDDPKSTVRPEQAILGLRKELGLFANLRPIQLNRHLIGTSTLKPEVLDGVDLIVVRELTGGVYYGKPSERRIGPAGREAVDTIFYTEGEVARLMRTSFELARKRRKKLTSVDKANIMATSRMWREVAHEVAKEYPDVQYEDVLVDAMSMHLIRRPKDFDVIAAENMFGDILTDEASMLAGSMGLLPSASLGEGKRGLYEPIHGTAPDIAGQNKANPLAMILSTALMLRLSFDREDAAGAIEKAVDEVLANGYRTADIAQPECRLVSCTEMGALVREQLQR
- a CDS encoding class I SAM-dependent methyltransferase, with protein sequence MSTHNDLILDQFTKQVIPFATAAGIKDEDALKLVVDFSGVGPEDTVLDVACGPGLVTCAFARVARHVTGIDLTPAMIDHARALQQEQGLGNVSWQVGDVLPLPYADATFSLVLSRYAFHHFLDPAAVLAEMKRVCAPGGKVMVIDVAASADPQKAATYNRMEKLRDPSHVRGLPLVELEGLFPRQGFAAPRQTFYRMEFDLEDTLQRSFPNPGDADKIRQIFRETLDNDGLGMNARHADERIRFDYPIAVLAAVKE